A window of the Schlesneria paludicola DSM 18645 genome harbors these coding sequences:
- a CDS encoding CsbD family protein, which produces MNWDQVKGGWKQLQGQVKAKWGKLTDDDLTVISGKRDELAGVLQQKYGYAKDQAEKELDQFIQSIKE; this is translated from the coding sequence ATGAATTGGGATCAGGTCAAAGGTGGTTGGAAGCAACTTCAAGGTCAAGTCAAAGCCAAGTGGGGAAAGCTGACGGACGACGACTTAACCGTCATCTCTGGCAAACGCGATGAATTGGCCGGTGTTCTGCAACAAAAGTATGGCTACGCGAAAGATCAGGCTGAAAAGGAACTCGATCAATTCATCCAGTCGATCAAAGAGTGA
- a CDS encoding AI-2E family transporter has product MQLETDSQKTREIENSVAAVQRAPFWQQAIVILCGAVTTVVLVVALQWGRPVLIPVALAVLLTFLMNPLVKMLHRRGVPHLLAVILAVGSSGIVLMGLGWMVTAQVSGMLTELPRNTEKIKAKVKTLRQMGERPTNEGIGQMIDEISKEIAGPSETASQQGGKGDEANSGNTNHDTVIVRSEQRGWFHLADYVGSAVEVLATLGFSLVLLVFFLTEREDLRDRVVLLAGRAKLAITSKALEDVTERISRYIVMVALVNGGFGLVLTIGLLALGVPFALLWGFVAAVLRFLPYIGPWVGAVFPITMSLATSDGWAQPITVLLFVGFVELFTNNVVEPLLFGHTIGVSPTALLVSAAFWLYLWGPVGLVLSAPFAVCLVVIGKNIPQLGFFYLLMGDKPALKADYSYYQRLMLREDQEAADLILKRIRTTPPERIYDEMLIPVLNFTKRDVHRGYLGEEDQQGVRDGMDVSLSKLENALGLSERIDAKVTPETVASNIELAEPRVRILGCAATDESDLMTLRMLKQLLDPCRWDVQIIALETLSSELMIEIENRPPGIVFIASLPPGGLAHSRYLCKRLRKVAPDLSIIVGRCGQKRNAWRDQEELEKAGASFVTNSLLESRNLLNARLPLLSGSLLK; this is encoded by the coding sequence ATGCAGTTGGAAACGGATTCGCAGAAAACACGAGAAATCGAAAATAGCGTCGCTGCCGTCCAGCGGGCTCCGTTTTGGCAGCAGGCGATCGTGATTCTGTGTGGGGCTGTTACGACGGTCGTGCTCGTGGTCGCTCTGCAGTGGGGACGTCCGGTCCTGATCCCGGTTGCGTTGGCTGTGCTTCTCACGTTCTTGATGAACCCGCTCGTCAAGATGCTGCATCGCCGTGGTGTCCCGCACTTGTTGGCGGTGATCCTCGCGGTTGGGTCATCGGGCATCGTTCTGATGGGGCTGGGCTGGATGGTGACAGCGCAGGTCTCGGGAATGCTGACCGAACTTCCGCGCAACACGGAAAAAATCAAAGCCAAAGTCAAAACGCTTCGTCAAATGGGGGAACGCCCCACGAACGAAGGGATTGGCCAGATGATCGACGAAATCAGCAAAGAGATCGCTGGTCCATCTGAAACCGCTTCGCAGCAGGGGGGGAAAGGGGATGAGGCCAATTCCGGAAACACCAATCATGACACCGTCATTGTACGTTCCGAGCAACGCGGCTGGTTTCATTTGGCGGACTACGTTGGGTCGGCAGTGGAAGTCTTGGCGACGTTGGGGTTCTCGCTGGTGCTCCTGGTCTTCTTTCTGACAGAGCGTGAGGATTTACGAGATCGTGTGGTCTTACTTGCGGGACGTGCGAAACTGGCGATCACGAGTAAAGCGCTCGAAGACGTCACCGAACGAATCAGTCGATATATCGTCATGGTCGCGTTGGTGAATGGTGGTTTCGGTTTGGTGCTCACGATTGGTCTCTTGGCGCTTGGTGTACCGTTCGCGCTGCTCTGGGGTTTTGTCGCCGCCGTGCTGCGTTTTTTGCCGTACATTGGGCCCTGGGTCGGGGCCGTCTTTCCAATTACCATGAGCCTTGCCACGTCGGACGGATGGGCCCAACCAATCACCGTCCTTTTGTTTGTGGGATTTGTCGAACTCTTCACAAACAATGTCGTCGAACCACTCTTGTTCGGTCACACGATTGGGGTCTCGCCGACGGCCTTGCTGGTTTCGGCTGCATTCTGGCTCTACTTGTGGGGGCCGGTCGGACTCGTGTTGTCGGCCCCCTTCGCCGTTTGTCTGGTCGTCATCGGCAAGAATATTCCACAGCTCGGGTTCTTCTATTTGCTGATGGGAGATAAGCCCGCGCTAAAGGCCGACTACAGCTATTACCAGCGTCTGATGTTGCGGGAAGATCAAGAAGCTGCCGACTTGATTCTGAAACGCATACGGACCACTCCGCCAGAACGAATCTACGACGAAATGCTGATCCCTGTCCTGAATTTTACGAAGCGGGATGTACACCGGGGGTATTTGGGCGAGGAAGACCAGCAGGGGGTTCGCGATGGAATGGACGTGTCGTTGTCAAAGCTTGAGAACGCGTTGGGACTGTCCGAACGCATTGATGCAAAGGTGACACCCGAAACGGTCGCATCGAACATCGAATTGGCCGAACCTCGTGTGCGAATCTTGGGCTGCGCTGCGACGGACGAATCAGATCTGATGACGCTGCGGATGTTGAAGCAGCTTCTTGATCCATGCCGTTGGGATGTGCAGATCATTGCACTCGAAACGCTGTCCTCGGAATTGATGATCGAGATCGAGAATCGTCCGCCCGGGATTGTGTTTATTGCGTCATTGCCTCCAGGAGGATTGGCACACTCGCGCTATCTCTGCAAGCGACTTCGAAAAGTGGCGCCGGATTTATCGATCATCGTCGGACGGTGTGGTCAAAAACGAAATGCGTGGCGCGATCAGGAAGAGCTTGAAAAGGCCGGTGCCAGCTTTGTAACGAACAGCCTGCTCGAATCAAGAAATCTCTTGAATGCAAGATTGCCGCTTCTGTCTGGCAGCCTATTGAAATAA
- a CDS encoding DUF1328 domain-containing protein: MLNWALTFLIIALIAGLLGFGGIAGEASWVAHVLFVVFLVLFLVSLLTGRRVPPV, encoded by the coding sequence ATGTTGAACTGGGCGTTGACGTTTTTGATTATTGCGTTGATTGCAGGTCTTCTGGGTTTTGGCGGGATCGCTGGCGAAGCGTCTTGGGTTGCTCACGTCTTGTTTGTCGTCTTTCTGGTGTTGTTCCTGGTGTCGTTGCTGACTGGGCGACGTGTCCCGCCGGTCTAG
- a CDS encoding S1 family peptidase, whose amino-acid sequence MQSEDLFIRAVRVETWKNDARCTNASGFFYLDSGFLYLITNRHVVKDEAAGHEPDELRILVHTNSADLTANETIVIPLYQDGVMQWREHPEHGSKVDVVAVSITDPTMLSQHHIDAFRPSDVLSEDQTLPPGQSVLIVGFPLGFNDTYHNLPIIRQAVVATDFSHPFKGEPYFLTDARMHRGTSGAPVVARIKRPTDVAGQFEERWCLLGIHSAALDVSDRDPLQDDRLGLNCAWYARLIAEMVHADTEPLVASSMTKPNGSNGVT is encoded by the coding sequence ATGCAATCGGAAGATCTTTTTATTCGTGCGGTCCGCGTCGAAACGTGGAAGAACGACGCCCGCTGCACGAACGCTTCAGGCTTCTTCTACCTCGATTCCGGGTTTCTTTACTTAATCACGAATCGTCATGTCGTGAAAGACGAAGCGGCGGGGCACGAACCAGACGAACTTCGCATTCTCGTTCATACGAATTCCGCAGATCTGACCGCGAATGAAACCATCGTGATTCCGCTCTACCAAGACGGCGTAATGCAGTGGCGTGAACACCCCGAACACGGTTCGAAAGTCGATGTCGTCGCGGTTTCGATCACCGACCCGACAATGCTCAGCCAACATCATATCGACGCCTTTCGACCGTCCGATGTGCTCAGCGAAGACCAAACGCTGCCGCCGGGGCAATCCGTATTGATTGTGGGATTTCCATTGGGATTTAATGACACGTACCACAACTTGCCAATCATTCGGCAGGCCGTCGTCGCCACCGATTTCTCGCACCCGTTTAAAGGCGAGCCCTATTTTCTGACAGATGCTCGCATGCATCGCGGAACAAGCGGCGCTCCGGTCGTGGCGCGTATCAAACGCCCCACAGACGTCGCTGGCCAATTCGAAGAACGGTGGTGCTTGTTGGGCATCCATTCAGCGGCGCTCGACGTCTCGGATCGTGATCCTCTCCAAGATGATCGACTTGGCCTGAACTGTGCCTGGTACGCGCGGCTGATCGCAGAGATGGTTCACGCCGATACGGAACCACTCGTCGCAAGTTCGATGACAAAACCGAATGGCTCCAACGGAGTCACATGA
- a CDS encoding ABC transporter ATP-binding protein, whose product MRKPEARSSWRELRMIVKRGYSVLRLINRRRKLALAGATLLMVATSAGNTGVALLLGGLIDRIQMGINEGLSRETLYLQAFWILGSISAIYFFREVINVYRRYLVESSCTSLNRDMQLRLVEHMLKTDLGALSQDKVGALHGKIFRSVDGLVRFTRLMFLDCLPALMTGLFALLAAVTKQPILGAVMLGVIPLAVWLTLMQLASQKGVRLDLMRDCEEIDGIVVEQLNGTEYIRVANTFHLEVERLSRATARRRKREVHHHFQMSLFGCAKSLNEGLFHVLVLSLATYLAVNQKISFGDILTFSVLFLNVMTPLNEIHRVVDEGHEASLRVRELLEMLHQPVDPVFMVDKNSIAALDRDKPAIVIEDLTLDYGTTDGRLKRGLNNVSLRIEPGQTIGVAGASGAGKSTWIKVLLRLVHPTAGQVWISGVSLEQFHCEDLARFVSYVGQNPFVFSGSIRENIAYGNGVVTEEQVRHAAQLAHLDEEIEQMPNGYDTLVLERGQNISGGQRQRLAIARVLLKNAPILILDEATSALDNISERAVQHSLGVTERSRTTIIIAHRLSTLKDCDRILVFDGGRIAEEGTYQELVEMGGLFAELVASGETHSSDVVVSAV is encoded by the coding sequence ATGCGCAAACCTGAAGCGAGGAGTTCGTGGCGTGAGCTTCGAATGATCGTCAAGCGAGGATACTCGGTCTTACGGCTCATCAATCGCCGCCGAAAACTTGCCTTGGCGGGCGCGACCTTACTGATGGTGGCTACGAGTGCTGGTAACACAGGCGTCGCATTGTTACTTGGCGGATTGATCGATCGAATTCAAATGGGGATCAACGAAGGGCTGTCGCGTGAGACGCTGTACCTTCAAGCGTTCTGGATTCTCGGTTCGATCTCTGCGATCTATTTCTTTCGAGAAGTGATCAACGTCTATCGTCGCTATCTGGTTGAAAGTAGTTGTACGTCGCTGAATCGGGACATGCAGTTGCGCCTCGTGGAGCACATGCTCAAAACCGATCTGGGCGCGTTGTCGCAGGATAAGGTCGGCGCGCTGCACGGGAAGATTTTTCGTAGCGTTGACGGTCTCGTTCGTTTTACGCGCCTGATGTTTCTCGACTGTTTGCCCGCCTTGATGACAGGCCTGTTCGCGCTGCTGGCCGCGGTGACGAAACAGCCGATCTTGGGGGCCGTAATGCTGGGCGTCATACCGCTGGCGGTCTGGTTAACGCTGATGCAACTGGCGTCACAAAAGGGAGTGAGGCTGGATCTAATGCGTGACTGCGAAGAGATCGATGGGATCGTCGTCGAGCAGTTGAATGGAACCGAATATATCCGCGTCGCCAACACGTTTCATCTGGAGGTGGAACGACTGTCGCGTGCGACGGCGCGTCGGCGTAAACGCGAAGTTCATCATCACTTTCAAATGTCGCTATTCGGCTGCGCCAAGTCGCTCAATGAAGGTCTGTTCCATGTGCTGGTTCTGAGCTTGGCAACCTATCTGGCGGTGAATCAAAAGATCAGCTTCGGCGATATCCTGACGTTCTCGGTTTTGTTTCTGAACGTGATGACCCCGTTAAATGAAATTCACCGCGTCGTTGATGAGGGGCATGAAGCGAGTCTGCGCGTCAGAGAGCTACTCGAGATGCTTCATCAACCCGTCGATCCCGTGTTCATGGTCGATAAGAATTCGATCGCCGCACTTGATCGCGACAAGCCTGCGATTGTGATTGAGGACCTGACGCTGGATTACGGGACGACCGACGGCAGGTTGAAACGCGGGCTCAACAATGTTTCGCTGCGGATTGAACCGGGTCAGACGATCGGAGTCGCGGGGGCATCAGGGGCGGGGAAATCGACTTGGATCAAAGTCCTACTGCGATTGGTTCATCCCACGGCAGGGCAGGTCTGGATCAGTGGAGTCTCTCTCGAGCAATTTCATTGTGAGGATTTGGCGCGATTCGTTTCCTATGTTGGTCAAAACCCATTCGTGTTCTCGGGCTCGATTCGCGAGAACATCGCCTATGGAAATGGAGTGGTCACGGAGGAGCAGGTTCGCCATGCAGCGCAACTGGCTCATCTGGACGAGGAAATCGAACAGATGCCGAATGGTTACGACACCCTGGTTCTGGAACGCGGACAGAACATTTCCGGTGGTCAGCGGCAGCGGTTGGCGATCGCCCGTGTTCTGTTGAAGAACGCACCAATCCTGATTCTCGATGAAGCCACGAGTGCTCTCGATAACATCAGCGAGCGCGCGGTGCAGCACTCCCTTGGAGTGACCGAACGTTCGCGAACCACGATCATCATTGCGCACCGATTGAGTACCCTCAAAGATTGCGATCGCATCCTCGTTTTTGATGGCGGTCGGATTGCTGAAGAGGGCACTTATCAAGAACTTGTCGAGATGGGAGGTCTCTTCGCTGAACTTGTCGCGTCAGGAGAAACTCATTCGTCCGATGTGGTCGTTTCTGCTGTGTAG
- a CDS encoding M56 family metallopeptidase has protein sequence MNETCVDLLAALLRSGGTLTCAAVAVLVFQRIVPVSSIRLRRWMWFAVILQGCLLVRIPMTLSLVPAVHNLVVSQPSESAETSSVFERPNIAIVVADVLFNSDLVEAETKARLTGGWWGLPWATILAAVWALGIVSLLVRSGRHYCQFLRSLPPLAPVPQEWMDELNSLRSDVGEFGAEVRQRVTLRGVPHVGPLLCWHPRGYQLIVPTDIWRLLKPQQRLMILQHELAHLERGDIWKSFVLRLLALPHWFNPFAWHIVNQFDDDAEHACDDTIRRASPQNAIEYARTLLLLGGSRQATFFAPRAIGGHGLADRIRRLTVSNSRKDSNMKRIVILSGSIGISLISLLRFQIMAEERPIPTAQVVPSASGLSQLENGAALNVTLGNATSTLANTNPTEAVVDVGVLFKHSLKFAHDREKLKSHIADLERSFKEDSEIAKRDGSEQKTIELELSRQRTSEGLLAMEREIYIGTFKTIGEEIRQYAKANGIRLVRRRNSNPMTLSFAGSVIDNPAIGISGVTIKGGIERGAIIVTSSGTQQGATVQLNVFTDAPQENESHSVLVAEGPTNAIAIDDPSKVFRASQSSYFGFSDIKDGNGQPAGVAVADSGVNLTNTVVNVAVADRPADGSRARPFNTIYNTFQLKANTVNSLTVTGTEKSGDSYQRMLQQEVLYVEPGEELDITQEILNRMNAKFQTGTEQPKP, from the coding sequence ATGAACGAAACATGCGTTGACCTGCTTGCCGCTTTGCTTCGCAGTGGAGGGACCCTGACGTGTGCCGCGGTCGCCGTCCTCGTTTTTCAGCGAATTGTTCCCGTTTCGTCGATTCGCCTGCGGCGCTGGATGTGGTTTGCCGTCATCTTGCAGGGATGTTTGCTCGTTCGAATCCCGATGACACTTTCCCTCGTTCCTGCTGTTCACAACCTGGTGGTCAGTCAACCGTCAGAGTCGGCCGAGACTTCAAGTGTTTTTGAACGACCGAATATTGCGATCGTTGTCGCGGACGTTCTTTTCAACTCGGACCTCGTCGAAGCGGAGACAAAGGCCCGATTGACCGGCGGATGGTGGGGCTTGCCTTGGGCGACGATCCTGGCGGCGGTGTGGGCATTGGGAATCGTGAGCCTTTTGGTTCGGTCGGGACGGCACTATTGCCAATTTCTTCGCAGTCTTCCCCCGCTCGCGCCTGTGCCGCAGGAGTGGATGGATGAGCTCAATTCATTGCGATCGGACGTCGGTGAATTTGGTGCAGAGGTGCGTCAAAGAGTCACGTTGCGAGGTGTACCGCATGTCGGACCATTGCTCTGCTGGCATCCGCGTGGCTATCAGTTGATTGTTCCCACGGACATCTGGAGGTTGTTGAAGCCGCAACAGCGTCTAATGATCTTGCAGCATGAATTGGCGCACTTGGAGCGAGGCGACATCTGGAAATCGTTCGTCCTGCGATTGCTCGCGCTCCCTCATTGGTTCAATCCATTTGCCTGGCACATCGTCAATCAATTCGACGACGATGCCGAACATGCCTGCGACGACACCATTCGGCGGGCCAGTCCGCAAAATGCGATTGAATATGCGCGTACCTTGTTGCTTTTGGGAGGATCCCGTCAGGCAACATTTTTCGCGCCGCGGGCCATTGGTGGCCACGGCCTGGCGGATCGCATCCGCCGTCTCACTGTTTCGAATTCAAGGAAGGACTCGAACATGAAGAGAATTGTCATCTTAAGCGGATCGATCGGTATCTCGTTGATCTCCCTTTTGCGTTTTCAAATCATGGCGGAGGAACGGCCGATCCCGACGGCACAGGTCGTTCCGTCGGCAAGTGGACTAAGTCAATTGGAGAACGGAGCCGCACTGAATGTCACGTTGGGAAATGCCACCTCGACGTTGGCCAACACCAATCCGACCGAGGCGGTTGTCGATGTCGGGGTTCTCTTCAAACATTCGCTGAAGTTTGCGCATGATCGGGAGAAGCTGAAATCTCACATCGCCGATCTCGAGCGTTCCTTCAAGGAAGACTCCGAAATCGCGAAGCGTGACGGATCGGAACAGAAAACGATAGAGCTTGAACTGTCACGTCAGAGGACATCAGAGGGGCTGCTCGCGATGGAACGTGAGATCTACATTGGCACCTTCAAAACAATTGGCGAAGAAATCCGACAGTACGCCAAGGCGAATGGAATTCGTTTGGTCCGCCGACGAAATTCCAATCCAATGACTTTGTCATTTGCTGGCTCTGTAATTGACAATCCCGCGATTGGAATCAGCGGTGTAACCATTAAAGGGGGCATTGAACGCGGTGCTATTATCGTTACGAGTTCAGGGACTCAACAGGGCGCGACCGTCCAGCTCAACGTATTTACCGATGCACCTCAGGAGAATGAAAGTCATTCTGTGCTCGTGGCTGAAGGTCCAACGAATGCGATTGCAATCGATGATCCATCTAAGGTCTTTCGAGCATCTCAAAGTTCCTACTTTGGCTTCAGCGACATCAAGGACGGCAACGGACAGCCTGCCGGCGTGGCCGTAGCCGACAGTGGCGTTAATCTTACGAATACCGTCGTCAACGTCGCTGTTGCCGATCGTCCAGCTGATGGAAGCCGTGCCCGCCCCTTCAATACGATTTACAATACGTTCCAATTGAAGGCAAATACTGTCAATTCTCTCACGGTCACCGGGACGGAGAAGTCTGGTGATTCGTATCAACGAATGCTTCAGCAAGAAGTACTGTATGTGGAACCGGGAGAGGAACTCGACATCACGCAAGAAATTCTGAATCGCATGAATGCCAAGTTCCAAACTGGGACTGAACAGCCAAAGCCCTGA
- a CDS encoding BlaI/MecI/CopY family transcriptional regulator — protein sequence MKKSAKEVRLAAGEIEILEILWRNKSLTISQAHEMLERKVGYTTVQTRLNRLVEKGLVQRTGLHPASYEALIQPDAVTRGDLNSLIRHVTFGQVVPLVAHLVKDRTLSNDEIRELRQLIDDAERAQNQAQSKGSTR from the coding sequence ATGAAGAAAAGCGCCAAGGAAGTGCGGCTTGCGGCGGGCGAAATCGAGATTCTAGAGATCCTCTGGAGAAACAAGTCTCTGACGATTTCCCAAGCTCATGAAATGCTTGAGCGGAAGGTCGGTTATACGACGGTTCAGACGCGATTGAATCGGCTTGTAGAGAAGGGGCTGGTGCAACGGACGGGACTGCATCCCGCCAGTTACGAAGCCTTGATTCAACCGGATGCCGTGACGCGCGGTGACCTGAATTCGCTTATTCGGCACGTCACTTTCGGACAAGTTGTTCCGTTGGTAGCGCATCTCGTGAAAGACCGCACGCTGTCGAATGACGAAATTCGCGAGCTCAGACAGCTCATTGATGACGCGGAACGCGCTCAGAACCAGGCTCAATCGAAGGGGAGCACGCGATGA
- a CDS encoding hybrid sensor histidine kinase/response regulator: MVASFPCDKIDQKLDSRLRTSVNSYGVATAAVGIATSARWLLEPVLKSGAPFSAVLIAVMFVAWYCGARAAVLATVLGFVATLFLFIMPHTSIANDLVPSLGRFAMYFILCSAVIYFFEIMRNAQRRSLASESIARQQAETLRTTFASIGDAVITTDASGKIVLFNPVAERLTGWCSEVATDETLESVFRVLNEITRQPLENPVEVVLREGRTVSRRDHLVLIAADAGEKPIEFSAAPIRGKDGAIVGIAIVFRDVLEIRQALDVRLRLAAIVESTDDAIVSLDLEDKVVSWNEAAERLYGYRAEEMLGKPLTNIVPDDLTDELIVIQQKLRDGDRVNLYETARLRKDGTRIDVSLTISPLRTADGRIVGCSKIARDISQRKRMEQTNRFLADSSAALAVLVDYQSTLQKIASLSVPYFADWATVDLIAADGMLNRVAVAHRDPLLIQEAIEMNRRFPPEPTSSHGVWNIVNSAKGELIAEIDDALIASTTNRPELRDYLTRLGIRSYIGVPLKVRDRILGVIMFFCAESGRRYGEHDLWVANELAQRAAIAIENASLYQNLKEADRRKDEFLAILAHELRNPLAPMRNAIQILHQGADKASVVQYSRDVIDRQIQQMTRLIDDLLDVSRISRNKLELRKEAVTLQNVIECAIEASQPVITESGHKLAVSLPDQPIGLNGDPTRLAQIFLNLLNNAAKYTERGGQIELRARVHGSQIVVNISDNGIGIPADKVPSLFQMFAQVQDSIARSQGGLGIGLSLVKRLVEMHGGTIEASSEGVGQGSRFTVRLPIESAGEGVLGNVPRAPQNSMNSRLRILVVDDNYDAAITLTMLLKSMGNEVRTAHDGEAAVQMAQEFRPEVVLLDIGLPKMNGYEVARAIRGEDWSEHSVLIAVTGWGQEDDKSRAAAAGFDRHLVKPVDPQSLMKILVNLQAAS, encoded by the coding sequence ATGGTCGCCAGTTTTCCTTGCGACAAGATTGATCAGAAATTGGATAGTCGATTGCGTACTTCCGTGAATTCGTATGGCGTCGCGACTGCGGCCGTCGGCATCGCTACGTCTGCACGATGGCTGCTTGAGCCTGTGCTGAAAAGCGGCGCGCCTTTCTCTGCCGTATTGATCGCGGTGATGTTTGTGGCCTGGTACTGCGGCGCGCGCGCGGCAGTCCTGGCGACGGTGCTGGGATTTGTTGCGACGCTGTTCCTGTTCATCATGCCGCATACGTCCATTGCGAATGACCTCGTTCCTTCGCTGGGACGCTTTGCAATGTATTTCATTTTATGCTCGGCAGTGATTTATTTTTTTGAGATCATGCGGAACGCGCAGCGGCGGTCCCTTGCGAGTGAAAGTATCGCGCGGCAACAGGCCGAAACGCTGCGTACGACGTTCGCGAGCATTGGTGACGCGGTGATCACGACGGACGCTTCTGGAAAGATCGTGCTGTTCAATCCCGTTGCCGAGCGATTGACGGGATGGTGTTCCGAAGTTGCAACGGACGAAACACTGGAGTCCGTCTTTCGCGTTCTCAATGAAATCACTCGCCAGCCCCTTGAGAATCCTGTTGAGGTGGTGTTGCGCGAGGGCCGGACAGTCTCGCGCCGTGACCATCTCGTGCTCATTGCGGCTGATGCTGGCGAAAAGCCGATTGAGTTTTCGGCGGCCCCGATTCGAGGCAAAGACGGGGCGATTGTCGGAATCGCCATTGTCTTCCGCGATGTCCTGGAAATTCGCCAGGCGCTCGACGTTCGACTGCGGTTGGCGGCGATCGTCGAATCAACGGACGATGCAATTGTGAGCCTGGATCTGGAAGACAAGGTCGTCAGTTGGAATGAAGCTGCTGAGCGACTTTATGGATATCGAGCCGAGGAGATGCTTGGCAAACCGCTAACCAACATCGTTCCCGATGATTTGACGGATGAACTGATCGTCATTCAGCAAAAGTTGCGAGACGGAGATCGAGTGAACCTCTATGAAACGGCCCGACTCCGGAAAGATGGCACGCGAATTGACGTCTCCCTGACGATTTCTCCCCTTCGGACGGCCGACGGCCGAATCGTGGGGTGCTCAAAGATTGCCCGTGACATCAGTCAACGCAAACGCATGGAACAAACCAATCGCTTTCTGGCAGATTCCAGTGCCGCGCTTGCCGTGCTCGTCGACTATCAAAGTACGCTGCAAAAGATCGCTTCGCTGTCGGTGCCGTATTTCGCAGATTGGGCCACCGTAGATTTGATTGCCGCCGATGGAATGCTCAATCGAGTCGCGGTCGCGCATCGTGATCCATTGTTGATTCAAGAGGCGATTGAAATGAATCGTCGATTCCCTCCTGAACCCACATCGTCGCACGGCGTCTGGAACATCGTCAACAGCGCAAAAGGTGAACTCATCGCGGAAATCGACGATGCGTTGATTGCTTCGACGACCAATCGACCAGAGTTGCGCGACTACCTGACGCGACTCGGAATTCGCTCGTACATCGGCGTTCCGCTGAAAGTGCGCGACCGAATTCTGGGCGTGATCATGTTTTTCTGTGCGGAGTCGGGGCGGCGGTACGGCGAACACGATTTGTGGGTTGCGAATGAATTGGCTCAACGAGCGGCGATCGCCATTGAGAACGCGTCGCTCTATCAGAATCTCAAAGAAGCAGATCGTCGAAAGGACGAGTTCCTTGCGATCCTGGCCCATGAGCTCCGAAATCCGTTGGCGCCGATGAGGAACGCAATCCAAATTCTTCATCAGGGCGCGGACAAAGCGTCGGTTGTGCAGTACTCTCGCGACGTCATAGACCGCCAGATTCAGCAAATGACACGGCTTATTGATGACTTGCTCGATGTCAGCCGAATCAGCCGAAACAAACTCGAGCTTCGCAAGGAGGCGGTCACACTTCAAAACGTGATCGAGTGTGCAATCGAGGCGAGCCAACCTGTGATCACAGAATCGGGCCACAAGCTCGCGGTGTCGCTTCCCGACCAGCCGATTGGCTTGAATGGAGATCCGACTCGGTTGGCCCAGATTTTTTTGAACCTGCTGAACAACGCGGCGAAGTATACCGAGCGAGGCGGTCAGATCGAGCTGAGGGCAAGGGTGCACGGATCGCAAATCGTCGTCAATATCTCTGACAACGGCATCGGCATTCCGGCCGATAAAGTTCCGTCGCTGTTTCAGATGTTCGCCCAGGTGCAGGATTCGATCGCGCGTTCGCAAGGCGGACTAGGAATTGGCCTGTCGCTGGTGAAACGCCTGGTCGAAATGCATGGCGGAACGATCGAGGCATCCAGTGAGGGTGTTGGTCAGGGAAGTCGTTTTACTGTGCGATTGCCGATTGAGTCGGCTGGCGAAGGGGTTCTGGGCAACGTTCCACGCGCCCCCCAGAATTCGATGAACAGTCGGCTGCGGATTCTTGTCGTCGATGATAACTACGATGCGGCAATTACATTGACGATGTTGCTGAAATCGATGGGCAATGAAGTGCGGACCGCACATGATGGGGAAGCGGCCGTCCAAATGGCACAAGAGTTTCGGCCAGAAGTGGTCCTGCTCGACATCGGCCTGCCCAAGATGAATGGCTATGAGGTGGCCCGCGCCATTCGCGGCGAGGATTGGAGTGAGCACTCTGTCTTGATTGCCGTCACCGGTTGGGGGCAGGAAGATGATAAGTCTCGCGCGGCTGCCGCTGGCTTCGACCGTCACCTCGTGAAGCCCGTCGATCCGCAGTCGCTGATGAAGATCCTGGTCAATCTGCAGGCGGCAAGTTAG